In Methanosarcinales archaeon, one DNA window encodes the following:
- the cas5 gene encoding CRISPR-associated protein Cas5, protein MDKLVRATIRGITATFRIPLVVSGKSLCAPVPSYSTLLGFLGCCAGREVYPDDVRIGFEYRFGEDVFGAGLGVDMETSHRFEFKNNKLRPHTKGTAIRSYEFHTYPVLELYLDNMDFFDILRRPAGIPTFGRSQDLTWIENVETIDVTQKQTGKVGTTLMPFPQENIGGRMLRLPEFFDNRVTGMTRNPINIRLFQVVSAGSIVKNPNLYHINNDADEEHAIYLHEWAGIDGKE, encoded by the coding sequence ATGGATAAACTAGTCCGTGCCACCATTCGGGGAATTACAGCAACGTTTAGAATTCCTCTTGTCGTGAGCGGTAAATCTCTATGTGCGCCTGTGCCATCTTACTCTACACTGCTTGGGTTTCTCGGATGCTGCGCAGGAAGAGAAGTTTATCCAGATGATGTTAGAATAGGTTTTGAATATCGTTTTGGTGAAGATGTTTTTGGTGCTGGATTGGGTGTAGATATGGAGACCAGTCACAGATTTGAATTTAAAAACAATAAATTACGACCCCACACTAAAGGAACAGCCATAAGATCATATGAATTCCATACATATCCAGTTTTAGAATTATATCTTGATAATATGGATTTTTTTGATATTCTCAGGCGACCCGCAGGAATTCCAACATTCGGAAGGTCACAGGATTTAACATGGATTGAGAATGTCGAAACCATAGATGTGACACAGAAACAAACTGGGAAGGTCGGCACAACGCTCATGCCATTTCCTCAGGAAAATATTGGTGGGAGGATGCTAAGACTGCCTGAATTTTTCGATAACAGAGTAACTGGTATGACGAGAAATCCTATAAATATTCGTTTATTTCAGGTTGTTTCTGCAGGCTCAATCGTTAAAAATCCGAATTTATACCATATTAATAATGACGCGGATGAGGAACATGCCATCTATCTCCATGAATGGGCAGGAATTGATGGCAAAGAGTGA